In the Streptomyces formicae genome, one interval contains:
- a CDS encoding alpha-amylase, with protein MPTPPRPRPRRRAARLLAAGALTLGGLSALPATPATARAADTGVPNGDTIANLWEWNWKSVAAECTDVLDPAGYGAVQVAPPAESLKAAGLNWWDVYQPYSYGLNSRFGTERQFRDMVATCHGAGVKVYVDAVINHTSAQPGTGYGGTKISNKYDTPDWDPGDYHQGDDCEDEDLTIDDWSNLSEVQNCELLGLPDLETEEENVRKGIAGYLNKLTGIGVDGYRVDAAKHIPAADLAAIEGYLEPTSSGAKPYVFQEVYPGATPTPGDYYGTGDVLDFTYASKLKDQFRGDISNLETFGESWGFVPADKSATFVTNHDTDRNGYTLGLKDGAVTRLANIFQLGRGYGTPSVYASFTWSDSDGAPPNADGFVTDTDCSGGWTCLDRDAGVKGAVAFHNATDGASYTNFQAKSSDVIGFSRGDKGFMALNNTSADATYTFATNLADGTYENVIDGGASSVTVSGGSAEITVPAMGAVAIHR; from the coding sequence ATGCCCACACCCCCACGACCGCGGCCACGACGGCGCGCCGCGAGACTGCTCGCGGCGGGCGCCCTGACCCTGGGTGGCCTCTCCGCCCTGCCCGCCACCCCCGCGACGGCGCGGGCCGCCGACACCGGCGTGCCCAACGGCGACACGATCGCCAACCTCTGGGAGTGGAACTGGAAGTCGGTCGCCGCCGAGTGCACCGACGTCCTCGACCCGGCGGGCTACGGCGCCGTCCAGGTCGCGCCGCCCGCCGAGTCCCTGAAGGCCGCAGGGCTCAACTGGTGGGACGTGTACCAGCCCTACTCGTACGGCCTGAACAGCCGGTTCGGTACGGAGCGGCAGTTCAGGGACATGGTCGCCACCTGCCACGGCGCGGGCGTCAAGGTCTACGTCGACGCGGTGATCAATCACACCTCCGCGCAGCCGGGGACCGGGTACGGCGGCACGAAGATCTCCAACAAGTACGACACCCCCGACTGGGATCCGGGCGACTACCACCAGGGCGACGACTGCGAGGACGAGGACCTCACGATCGACGACTGGTCGAACCTGAGCGAGGTCCAGAACTGCGAACTGCTGGGCCTGCCCGACCTGGAGACCGAGGAGGAGAACGTCCGCAAGGGCATCGCGGGCTATCTGAACAAGCTCACCGGCATCGGCGTCGACGGCTATCGCGTCGACGCCGCCAAGCACATCCCCGCGGCCGATCTCGCCGCGATCGAGGGCTACTTGGAGCCCACCTCCTCGGGCGCGAAGCCGTACGTCTTCCAGGAGGTCTACCCGGGCGCGACCCCCACCCCCGGCGACTACTACGGCACGGGTGACGTCCTGGACTTCACGTACGCGAGCAAGCTGAAGGACCAGTTCAGGGGCGACATCTCCAACCTGGAGACGTTCGGCGAGAGTTGGGGCTTCGTGCCCGCCGACAAGTCGGCGACCTTCGTGACCAATCACGACACCGACCGCAACGGCTACACCCTGGGCCTGAAGGACGGCGCCGTCACCCGGCTCGCCAACATCTTCCAGCTGGGCCGCGGCTACGGCACCCCGTCCGTCTACGCCAGCTTCACCTGGTCGGACTCCGACGGCGCGCCGCCGAACGCGGACGGCTTCGTCACCGACACGGACTGCTCGGGCGGCTGGACCTGCCTGGACCGGGACGCCGGGGTCAAGGGTGCGGTGGCCTTCCACAACGCCACCGACGGCGCGAGCTACACGAACTTCCAGGCCAAGTCGTCCGACGTCATCGGCTTCAGCAGGGGCGACAAGGGCTTCATGGCGCTCAACAACACGTCCGCCGACGCCACGTACACCTTCGCGACGAACCTCGCGGACGGGACGTACGAGAACGTCATCGACGGCGGCGCGAGCAGCGTGACGGTCTCCGGCGGATCGGCCGAGATCACCGTTCCCGCGATGGGCGCGGTGGCGATCCACCGCTAG
- a CDS encoding extracellular solute-binding protein: MRRGISIAAAVCALALTATACGDDGDDGSTGKAKDAKDISGSLTYWDTSDATTEAPVYKQLIKDFEKKYPKIKVDYENVEFASIEQKFKSAAKTGKGAPDVMRADVGLIPEYASLHYIAPLDGTLALKGGTDDFTEGPLNTTKYQGKTYGVPSVTDTLGILYNKKLFKKAGIEKAPTTWDEFIETAKTIKKKTGVEGTYLNPDSYFLLPFLYGEGTDLADTKTKKITINSPEAVKAVTTAKKVYDQASAKVDFANSYDNMQTSFKNGEVAMLVQGPWSVTDDLSGKAFKGDESNLGFAPVPAGSTGKPQAPTGGHDLTVYQGSKNLDAAYLFTQFMTSSTSQQKVAEETATLPTRESAYTPEVTKDARIKGFHPIMKTARPRVALPQVGSLFTPLVQQYTKILQGDVSVKSGLDAAAKDFKKLLPGYTIGS, translated from the coding sequence ATGCGACGTGGCATATCGATCGCCGCCGCGGTCTGCGCCCTTGCGCTCACCGCCACCGCCTGCGGCGACGACGGTGACGACGGCTCGACCGGCAAGGCGAAGGACGCCAAGGACATCTCCGGCTCCCTCACCTACTGGGACACCTCGGACGCCACGACCGAGGCGCCGGTCTACAAGCAGCTGATCAAGGACTTCGAGAAGAAGTACCCGAAGATCAAGGTCGACTACGAGAACGTCGAGTTCGCGTCGATCGAGCAGAAGTTCAAGTCCGCGGCCAAGACCGGCAAGGGCGCCCCCGACGTGATGCGCGCCGACGTCGGCCTGATCCCCGAGTACGCCTCGCTGCACTACATCGCCCCGCTGGACGGCACCCTCGCCCTCAAGGGCGGCACGGACGACTTCACCGAAGGACCGCTGAACACCACGAAGTACCAGGGCAAGACGTACGGCGTCCCCTCGGTGACCGACACCCTCGGGATCCTCTACAACAAGAAGCTCTTCAAGAAGGCGGGCATCGAGAAGGCGCCCACCACCTGGGACGAGTTCATCGAGACGGCGAAGACCATCAAGAAGAAGACCGGCGTCGAGGGCACCTACCTCAACCCCGACTCCTACTTCCTGCTGCCCTTCCTCTACGGCGAGGGCACCGACCTCGCCGACACGAAGACCAAGAAGATCACGATCAACTCGCCGGAGGCCGTCAAGGCCGTCACCACGGCGAAGAAGGTCTACGACCAGGCGTCCGCGAAGGTCGACTTCGCCAACTCCTACGACAACATGCAGACCTCGTTCAAGAACGGCGAGGTCGCCATGCTGGTCCAGGGCCCCTGGTCGGTCACCGACGACCTCTCCGGCAAGGCGTTCAAGGGCGACGAGTCCAACCTGGGCTTCGCCCCGGTCCCCGCGGGCTCCACGGGCAAGCCGCAGGCCCCCACCGGCGGCCACGACCTCACCGTCTACCAGGGCTCGAAGAACCTGGACGCCGCCTACCTCTTCACCCAGTTCATGACCTCGTCGACGAGCCAGCAGAAGGTCGCCGAGGAGACCGCGACGCTGCCGACCCGCGAGTCCGCGTACACCCCCGAGGTCACCAAGGACGCCCGCATCAAGGGCTTCCACCCGATCATGAAGACCGCCCGGCCCCGCGTCGCGCTGCCCCAGGTCGGCAGCCTCTTCACGCCGCTGGTGCAGCAGTACACGAAGATCCTCCAGGGTGACGTCTCCGTGAAGTCCGGCCTGGACGCGGCCGCCAAGGACTTCAAGAAGCTGCTGCCCGGCTACACCATCGGCAGCTGA
- a CDS encoding carbohydrate ABC transporter permease — protein MVAPVAIVLAVLVLYPLGYGFYLSLTDANEANVARDIGAFHAPATYKMVWFDNYWSVLSGADGDFYPRLIWTVIWTLSCVVLHIAIGMGLALLLNRRMRAKLLYRALLILPWAVPAFVGVFAWRLMLNSQYGVFNDMITAVGLPAQNWLATPFAQKTAVIMVNVWIGVPFNMVALLGGLQSIPKELYEAAEMDGASPWQRFVNITLPGLRPVTNTVVLLGCIWTFNMFAVIYLLLGQNTTGEADILVTFAFRKAFTGVSDYSGAATYGIVILALLLAFSTFYRRRQLKTEQA, from the coding sequence ATGGTGGCGCCGGTCGCCATCGTCCTGGCCGTCCTGGTCCTCTATCCGCTGGGCTACGGCTTCTACCTCTCGCTCACCGACGCCAACGAGGCGAACGTGGCGCGGGACATCGGGGCCTTCCACGCCCCCGCCACGTACAAGATGGTCTGGTTCGACAACTACTGGTCGGTCCTCTCCGGCGCGGACGGCGACTTCTACCCGCGCCTGATCTGGACGGTCATCTGGACCTTGTCCTGCGTCGTCCTGCACATCGCGATCGGCATGGGCCTCGCGCTCCTGCTCAACCGCAGGATGCGCGCCAAGCTGCTCTACCGCGCCCTGCTCATCCTGCCGTGGGCGGTGCCCGCCTTCGTCGGCGTCTTCGCCTGGCGATTGATGCTCAACTCGCAGTACGGCGTCTTCAACGACATGATCACGGCGGTCGGCCTGCCCGCCCAGAACTGGCTGGCGACCCCGTTCGCCCAGAAGACCGCCGTCATCATGGTGAACGTCTGGATCGGCGTCCCCTTCAACATGGTGGCGCTGCTCGGCGGACTCCAGTCCATCCCCAAGGAGCTGTACGAGGCCGCCGAGATGGACGGCGCGTCCCCCTGGCAGCGGTTCGTGAACATCACGCTGCCCGGACTACGCCCGGTGACCAACACCGTGGTCCTGCTCGGCTGCATCTGGACGTTCAACATGTTCGCGGTGATCTACCTCCTGCTCGGCCAGAACACGACCGGTGAGGCGGACATCCTCGTGACCTTCGCCTTCCGCAAGGCGTTCACCGGAGTGTCCGACTACTCCGGCGCGGCCACCTACGGAATCGTGATCCTCGCCCTCCTCCTCGCCTTCTCGACCTTCTACCGCCGCCGCCAGCTCAAGACCGAGCAGGCGTGA
- a CDS encoding sugar ABC transporter permease yields MTSATTHSPASVAAPAKTAAPRAKKVRGREERSTLASVALHGTLILASLVAAFPVVWIVFISLGPKTAWQSPGEVLSNLSLDNYAKVLTDTDFPQWFGASVIVAGGTTLLGVFLAASAGYAVSRMRFPGHKQLMWSFLVTQMFPMAVLIVPLYELLARFDLIDNYLGLILTYATTAVPFCAWMMKGYFDTIPHEIDEAGRVDGLTPFGTFWRLIVPLAKPGLAVTAFYSFLTAWGEVAYASQFMGADHYTLAVGIRTFATESRADWAMMTAASVLILIPATLVFLLVQRNLVSGLTAGGTKS; encoded by the coding sequence ATGACCTCAGCAACCACCCACTCCCCCGCCTCCGTCGCGGCCCCGGCAAAGACCGCCGCGCCGCGCGCCAAGAAGGTCCGCGGCCGCGAGGAGCGCTCCACGCTCGCCTCGGTGGCGCTGCACGGCACGCTGATCCTGGCGAGCCTGGTCGCCGCGTTCCCCGTCGTCTGGATCGTCTTCATCTCGCTCGGCCCCAAGACCGCCTGGCAGAGCCCCGGCGAGGTGCTGAGCAACCTCAGCCTCGACAACTACGCCAAGGTCCTCACCGACACCGACTTCCCGCAGTGGTTCGGCGCCTCGGTGATCGTCGCGGGCGGCACCACCCTGCTCGGCGTGTTCCTCGCGGCGAGCGCGGGCTACGCCGTGTCCCGGATGCGGTTCCCCGGGCACAAGCAGCTGATGTGGTCCTTCCTGGTCACGCAGATGTTCCCGATGGCCGTCCTGATCGTGCCGCTGTACGAACTCCTGGCGCGCTTCGACCTGATCGACAACTACCTGGGGCTCATCCTCACCTACGCGACGACGGCGGTGCCCTTCTGCGCGTGGATGATGAAGGGCTACTTCGACACCATCCCGCACGAGATCGACGAGGCGGGACGGGTCGACGGCCTCACCCCGTTCGGCACGTTCTGGCGGCTCATCGTGCCGCTGGCCAAGCCCGGCCTCGCGGTCACCGCGTTCTACAGCTTCCTCACCGCGTGGGGCGAGGTCGCCTACGCCTCGCAGTTCATGGGCGCCGACCACTACACCCTGGCCGTCGGCATCCGCACCTTCGCCACCGAGTCCCGCGCGGACTGGGCCATGATGACCGCCGCCTCGGTGCTCATCCTGATCCCGGCGACGCTCGTCTTCCTCCTGGTCCAGCGCAACCTGGTGTCGGGCCTCACGGCCGGCGGCACCAAATCCTGA
- a CDS encoding glycoside hydrolase family 13 protein, which produces MTQHVTAAPATADSAPVREWWRDAVIYQVYPRSFADGNGDGMGDLPGITARLPHLRDLGVDAVWLSPFYASPQADAGYDVADYRAVDPMFGTLTDADDLVREAHSLGLRVIVDVVPNHCSDQHEWFKQALREGPGSPLRDRFHFRAGKGQDGELPPNDWESIFGGPAWTRVEDGQWYLHLFAPEQPDFNWEHPAVHDEFRSVLRFWLDLGIDGFRIDVAHGLVKAAGLPDIGHDEQVRLLGNQAVPYFDQDGVHEIYRDWRGILAEYGPERIAVAEAWTPTVERSALYLRPDELHQAFNFEYLTTDWDAAALRAVIDRSLVAMNAVDAPATWVLSNHDVVRHSTRFAAGDEARGLRRARAATLLMLALPGSAYLYQGEELGLPEVTELPDEVRQDPAFFRSAGQDGTRDGCRVPLPWSGERAPFGFGPADGGPSWLPQPANWKDLSVAAQTGDPASTLEFYRGALAVRREHPALGGGRDIEWLAAPEGVLAFRRATAAGAFVCTVNLTGSEVTLPTPGTLLLASADLAPGTAETVLPADSTVWWAA; this is translated from the coding sequence ATGACCCAGCACGTCACCGCCGCGCCCGCCACCGCCGACTCCGCGCCCGTCCGCGAGTGGTGGCGCGACGCGGTCATCTACCAGGTCTACCCGCGCAGCTTCGCCGACGGGAACGGCGACGGCATGGGCGACCTGCCCGGCATCACCGCCCGCCTGCCCCACCTGCGCGACCTGGGTGTCGACGCCGTCTGGCTCTCCCCCTTCTACGCCTCGCCGCAGGCCGACGCCGGATACGACGTGGCGGACTACCGCGCCGTCGACCCGATGTTCGGCACCCTCACCGACGCCGACGACCTGGTCCGCGAGGCGCACTCGCTCGGCCTGCGCGTCATCGTCGACGTCGTGCCCAACCACTGCTCGGACCAGCACGAGTGGTTCAAGCAGGCCCTGCGCGAGGGGCCCGGCTCACCGCTGCGCGACCGTTTCCACTTCCGCGCGGGCAAGGGCCAGGACGGCGAACTGCCGCCCAACGACTGGGAGTCCATCTTCGGCGGCCCCGCCTGGACCCGTGTCGAGGACGGCCAGTGGTACCTGCACCTCTTCGCCCCCGAGCAGCCCGACTTCAACTGGGAACACCCCGCCGTACACGACGAGTTCCGCTCCGTCCTGCGCTTCTGGCTCGACCTCGGCATCGACGGCTTCCGCATCGACGTGGCGCACGGCCTGGTCAAGGCCGCGGGTCTGCCCGACATCGGCCACGACGAGCAGGTCAGGCTGCTCGGCAACCAGGCCGTGCCGTACTTCGACCAGGACGGCGTGCACGAGATCTACCGGGACTGGCGCGGGATCCTCGCGGAGTACGGCCCCGAGCGCATCGCCGTCGCCGAGGCGTGGACCCCCACCGTCGAGCGCAGCGCCCTGTACCTGCGCCCCGACGAGCTGCACCAGGCGTTCAACTTCGAGTACCTGACCACCGACTGGGACGCCGCCGCGCTGCGCGCCGTCATCGACCGCTCCCTGGTCGCGATGAACGCCGTCGACGCGCCCGCGACCTGGGTGCTCTCCAACCACGACGTCGTACGCCACTCCACGCGCTTCGCCGCAGGGGACGAGGCGCGCGGCCTGCGCCGGGCCCGTGCGGCCACGCTGCTGATGCTGGCGCTGCCCGGCTCGGCCTACCTCTACCAGGGCGAGGAGCTCGGCCTGCCCGAGGTCACCGAGCTGCCGGACGAGGTGCGCCAGGACCCGGCGTTCTTCCGCTCCGCGGGGCAGGACGGCACGCGTGACGGGTGCCGGGTGCCGCTGCCGTGGTCCGGGGAGCGCGCGCCGTTCGGCTTCGGGCCCGCCGACGGAGGCCCGAGCTGGCTGCCGCAGCCCGCGAACTGGAAGGACCTGTCGGTGGCGGCGCAGACGGGCGACCCGGCGTCGACCCTGGAGTTCTACCGCGGCGCGCTCGCCGTGCGCCGCGAGCACCCGGCGCTCGGCGGGGGCCGTGACATCGAGTGGCTCGCGGCCCCCGAGGGCGTCCTCGCGTTCCGCCGCGCCACCGCGGCGGGTGCGTTCGTCTGCACGGTGAACCTCACCGGTTCCGAGGTCACGCTGCCCACCCCCGGCACCCTGCTCCTGGCGAGCGCGGACCTCGCGCCGGGCACCGCCGAGACCGTGCTCCCCGCCGATTCAACGGTCTGGTGGGCAGCCTGA
- a CDS encoding LacI family DNA-binding transcriptional regulator, which translates to MTARLADIAAQAGVSEATVSRVLNGKPGVAAATRQSVLAALDVLGYERPVRLRQRSAGLVGLITPELENPIFPALAQVIGQALTRQGYTPVLATQTPGGSTEDELTEMLVDRGVSGIIFVSGLHADTSADMQRYEQLRAQGVPFVLVDGFSPKVQAPFISPDDRAAMRLAVTHLVSLGHTRIGLALGPKRFVPVQRKIEGFVRTMQDQLALSPDEIETDLVQHSLYTLEGGQAAAAALMDRGCTAIACASDMMALGAIRAARQRGLEVPDDVSVVGFDDSPLIAFTDPPLTTVRKPVPAMGQAAVRTLLEEIGGTPAPHSEFVFMPELVVRGSTASAPRRP; encoded by the coding sequence GTGACCGCACGGCTAGCCGACATCGCAGCCCAGGCGGGGGTCAGCGAAGCGACGGTCAGCCGCGTGCTCAACGGCAAGCCGGGCGTCGCCGCGGCCACCCGTCAGTCCGTGCTCGCCGCACTCGACGTGCTCGGCTACGAGCGCCCCGTCCGGCTCCGCCAGCGCAGCGCGGGCCTGGTCGGACTGATCACGCCGGAGCTGGAGAACCCGATATTCCCCGCGCTCGCGCAGGTCATCGGACAGGCGCTTACCCGGCAGGGGTATACGCCGGTGCTCGCGACCCAGACCCCGGGCGGCTCCACCGAGGACGAGCTGACCGAGATGCTGGTGGACCGCGGGGTCTCCGGGATCATCTTCGTCTCGGGGCTGCACGCGGACACCTCGGCCGACATGCAGCGCTACGAACAGCTGCGGGCCCAGGGCGTGCCCTTCGTCCTGGTCGACGGCTTCTCGCCCAAGGTGCAGGCGCCGTTCATCTCGCCCGACGACCGCGCGGCGATGCGCCTCGCGGTCACCCACCTCGTCTCCCTCGGTCATACGCGCATCGGGCTCGCACTCGGCCCGAAGCGGTTCGTGCCCGTACAGCGAAAGATCGAGGGTTTCGTACGCACGATGCAGGACCAGCTCGCCCTCTCCCCCGACGAGATCGAGACCGATCTCGTGCAGCACTCCCTGTACACCCTGGAGGGCGGCCAGGCGGCGGCCGCGGCGCTGATGGACCGGGGCTGCACGGCGATCGCGTGCGCCAGCGACATGATGGCGCTCGGCGCGATACGGGCGGCGCGCCAGCGCGGTCTGGAGGTGCCGGACGACGTCTCGGTGGTCGGCTTCGACGACTCGCCGCTGATCGCGTTCACCGATCCGCCCCTGACCACGGTGCGCAAGCCGGTGCCCGCGATGGGTCAGGCCGCGGTCCGCACGCTCCTGGAGGAGATCGGCGGCACCCCCGCGCCGCACAGCGAATTCGTCTTCATGCCGGAGCTGGTCGTTCGCGGTTCAACCGCTTCGGCTCCCCGGCGCCCCTAG
- a CDS encoding phosphatase PAP2 family protein, which yields MGETTVTTLEGRQGSTTSPIAGTEDDRNGRTSARVLRRLRTPRRPRLWFEILLIAVSYWTYSLIRNAVPEQKSQALRNADWIWRVEHDLGIAVEQSINHAVDSVTWLIVGMNYYYATLHFVVTLGVLVWLFRKHPGRYAATRLVLFATTAVALVGYYLYPLAPPRLMNGTHFIDTVVVHQTWGSMASGDLKNMSNQYAAMPSMHIGWSLWCGLTIFALASVPWVKVLGLLYPTATLVVIVATANHFWLDAVGGMICLAFGFAVARLWYGSMPYALPREVAVEGEPVLTPLR from the coding sequence ATGGGTGAGACGACCGTGACGACACTTGAGGGCCGGCAGGGCTCGACCACATCACCCATCGCGGGCACGGAAGACGACCGCAATGGGCGGACTTCCGCGCGCGTCCTGCGGCGGCTGCGCACTCCCCGCCGCCCCCGGCTGTGGTTCGAGATCCTGCTGATCGCGGTGAGCTACTGGACGTACTCCCTGATCCGCAACGCGGTGCCGGAACAGAAGTCGCAGGCCCTGCGGAACGCCGACTGGATCTGGCGGGTCGAGCACGACCTGGGGATCGCCGTCGAGCAGAGCATCAACCACGCCGTGGACTCGGTGACATGGCTCATCGTCGGCATGAACTACTACTACGCGACGCTGCACTTCGTGGTGACGCTCGGTGTTCTGGTGTGGCTCTTCCGCAAGCACCCCGGCCGGTACGCGGCCACCCGCCTCGTCCTCTTCGCGACGACGGCGGTGGCCCTGGTCGGCTACTACCTGTACCCGCTGGCACCGCCGCGCCTGATGAACGGCACGCACTTCATCGACACCGTGGTCGTCCACCAGACGTGGGGCTCGATGGCGTCGGGCGACCTGAAGAACATGTCGAACCAGTACGCGGCGATGCCCTCCATGCACATCGGCTGGTCCCTGTGGTGCGGCCTGACGATCTTCGCCCTGGCCTCCGTGCCGTGGGTGAAGGTGCTCGGCCTGCTCTACCCCACGGCGACGCTCGTCGTGATCGTGGCGACCGCCAACCACTTCTGGCTCGACGCGGTGGGCGGCATGATCTGCCTGGCCTTCGGGTTCGCGGTGGCGCGGCTCTGGTACGGCTCGATGCCTTATGCGCTGCCGCGCGAGGTGGCGGTCGAGGGCGAACCGGTGCTCACGCCGCTTCGGTGA
- a CDS encoding cytochrome P450, whose product MASLRSVPIAPKALPVVGHLLPLLRNPLEFINSLSAHGELVRIQLGPFTLVMICDPELTRQALVDDRVFDKGGPIFDRVREVVGDDGLASCPYSAHRRLRRLAQPAFHPARFPGYAKVMSACVEEVAGSWRAGQVLDVPTEMMTITSKITATTLFSAALPPSELGQVLVDVKTFFDGFYQRMFMVPPLDRIPTQGNRTHVRARMRLRAAFDEIITGRRAEGVDHDDLLSALIAAHDTEDGSPGMTDAEISDTVVTIFLAGTETAASLLAWALDLLARNPRIERRLHAEVDAVLAGATATHADLPRLELTHRVITETLRLRPPGWIFTRTVTADTRLGGHLLPAGSCVAYSPYLIHHRPDLYDDPEVFDPDRWNPERPQPPRHALVPFASGARKCIGDTFGMTEAVLTLATIAARWNLAHLPGDRRVRPALGLALRPRKLHLRATPRTVGKDGRITEAA is encoded by the coding sequence ATGGCGAGCTTGCGTTCGGTCCCCATCGCCCCCAAGGCGCTCCCCGTCGTCGGTCATCTCCTCCCGCTGCTGCGGAACCCGCTGGAGTTCATCAACTCCCTCTCCGCGCACGGGGAACTCGTCCGCATCCAGCTGGGCCCCTTCACGCTGGTGATGATCTGCGACCCGGAACTGACCCGGCAGGCCCTGGTCGACGACCGCGTCTTCGACAAGGGCGGCCCGATCTTCGACCGGGTGCGGGAGGTCGTGGGCGACGACGGCCTCGCCAGTTGTCCGTACAGCGCGCACCGGCGGCTGCGCCGACTGGCCCAGCCCGCCTTCCACCCGGCACGATTCCCCGGCTACGCGAAGGTCATGAGCGCCTGCGTCGAGGAGGTGGCCGGGTCCTGGCGTGCCGGGCAGGTCCTGGACGTGCCCACCGAGATGATGACCATCACGTCCAAGATCACGGCCACCACCCTGTTCTCCGCCGCGTTGCCGCCGAGCGAACTCGGCCAGGTCCTCGTCGACGTGAAGACCTTCTTCGACGGCTTCTACCAGCGCATGTTCATGGTCCCCCCGCTGGACAGGATCCCCACCCAGGGCAACCGCACCCACGTGCGTGCGCGCATGCGCCTGCGCGCCGCCTTCGACGAGATCATCACCGGGCGCCGCGCCGAGGGCGTCGACCACGACGACCTGCTCTCGGCCCTGATCGCCGCCCACGACACCGAGGACGGCAGTCCCGGCATGACCGACGCGGAGATCAGCGACACGGTCGTCACCATCTTCCTCGCCGGTACGGAGACCGCCGCCTCCCTCCTGGCCTGGGCGCTCGACCTGCTGGCCAGGAACCCCCGGATCGAGCGGCGGCTGCACGCCGAGGTGGACGCCGTCCTGGCCGGAGCCACGGCCACCCACGCCGACCTGCCACGGCTGGAACTGACGCACCGCGTCATCACCGAAACCCTCAGGCTGCGCCCGCCGGGCTGGATCTTCACGCGCACCGTCACCGCCGACACCCGCCTCGGCGGGCACCTGCTGCCCGCGGGGAGCTGCGTCGCCTACAGCCCCTACCTCATCCACCACCGCCCTGACCTCTACGACGACCCCGAGGTGTTCGACCCCGACCGCTGGAACCCGGAGCGTCCCCAGCCGCCCCGCCACGCCCTCGTCCCCTTCGCCTCCGGTGCCCGCAAGTGCATCGGCGACACCTTCGGCATGACCGAGGCCGTCCTCACCCTCGCGACCATCGCCGCCCGGTGGAACCTGGCACACCTGCCGGGCGACCGACGGGTCCGCCCCGCTCTGGGGCTGGCGCTGCGGCCCCGCAAGCTGCACCTGCGGGCGACGCCCCGCACCGTCGGCAAGGACGGGAGGATCACCGAAGCGGCGTGA
- a CDS encoding terpene synthase family protein: protein MLEMPLPFPGPGPRTTGDIPGTFHPLKPWLLSHLGKGRETYPAHPRTDQLESAVLTWAADLGMSKEHVRITAEATPGHLVGLFAPQAPWHVLFPLAKLQMILFWLNTVDLGGDQPVGRLMEPVRETLESGHAPSGGPDILRPIASLRDDIVAAGGAELVPGFTELLLGFLHEYTFRQAWESGEPLPSLDQYLKHRTRTAGIVLGMWVQRLQPGLVGPGERLPGPLLQLMKQGSLLVGLDNDLHSCHVAAESGERLSLIGVICQEYGIPVDMAFSCALTLNAAMRFENANTVESICADTSLPEAVRRHARAIYYWVDSVYTWSLETPRYGLGSTDAQELVSPSCLLGGE from the coding sequence ATGCTTGAGATGCCTCTTCCGTTCCCCGGCCCCGGCCCCAGGACGACTGGCGACATCCCCGGTACCTTTCACCCCCTGAAACCCTGGCTGCTCTCCCATCTGGGAAAGGGCCGTGAGACCTACCCCGCTCACCCGCGCACCGACCAGCTGGAGTCCGCCGTACTCACCTGGGCGGCGGATCTCGGGATGAGCAAGGAGCACGTCCGGATAACGGCCGAGGCGACCCCCGGCCACCTGGTCGGGCTCTTCGCCCCACAGGCCCCGTGGCACGTGCTGTTCCCGCTGGCCAAGCTGCAGATGATCCTGTTCTGGCTGAACACCGTCGACCTCGGCGGGGACCAGCCGGTCGGCCGTCTCATGGAGCCCGTGAGGGAAACCCTGGAGAGCGGGCACGCGCCGTCCGGCGGGCCCGACATCCTCAGGCCGATCGCCAGTCTCCGCGACGACATCGTCGCCGCGGGAGGGGCCGAGCTGGTCCCCGGCTTCACCGAGCTGCTGCTGGGATTCCTGCACGAGTACACGTTCCGGCAGGCGTGGGAGAGCGGGGAGCCCCTCCCGAGCCTTGACCAGTACCTGAAGCACAGGACGCGCACGGCGGGCATCGTTCTCGGCATGTGGGTGCAGCGACTCCAGCCGGGCCTCGTCGGGCCGGGGGAGCGGCTGCCGGGGCCCCTGCTCCAGCTCATGAAACAGGGCAGCCTGCTCGTCGGTCTCGACAACGACCTGCACAGCTGCCACGTGGCCGCCGAATCGGGGGAGAGGCTCAGTCTCATCGGCGTCATCTGCCAGGAGTACGGAATTCCCGTGGACATGGCCTTCTCCTGCGCGCTCACCCTCAACGCGGCGATGCGTTTCGAGAACGCCAACACCGTCGAGTCGATCTGCGCGGACACCTCCCTGCCCGAAGCGGTCAGGAGGCATGCCCGGGCGATCTACTACTGGGTCGACTCCGTGTACACGTGGTCCTTGGAGACGCCCCGCTACGGCTTGGGGAGCACCGATGCGCAAGAACTCGTGAGCCCCTCCTGCCTCCTGGGCGGGGAGTGA